GGCGTTTCGACGGCACCGACATTATCTCGGGGAGTTCGCTTCTGTTCGTTACTCAATCTCCGTACCATTTCACCGACACGGCCCCATTTGCTCTCACCGGAATCAGAAACCGTACTATTCGGAGTCCCAGATTCAATCTCCAACGTCTGACCAGGACTCTTCGACTCGTTCTCCGACTCAGAGTCGCCGTCGATGGGTGGATCCGGAATGTGGATTTCTTGAACGCTCGCTTCTGAGCTGGTGCTCTCTGTTGATCGACCATTAGATCGGTTCAGCCTTGCCTCCCATATCTGCACAAGAGAAGAAGCACCTCCAGGACTGTCTGTAAAGTTATTCCCTTTCCTCGAACGTGGTTTCTCCGGCGATCCAAGACGACAGTTGTTGTTCTTTTTCCGCTTGTTCCCGATCAAAGAATTGACTCTGTTCTGGGAACCCTCGTCGGAGATCTCCGGAGGAGCAGTTTTCACTAGAGCTTTCAGATTCTTCTTGAAAACGAAATCGTCTTCGCTGTGCCGTTGGTTGCGATCTCTAAGGACACATCCGAAGCTAGGTCGTAACGAGGCCATTAAAGCCAATTGACTTATCTGTCAACGATTGCAAACACAAAGACCCATCTCTGATTTGGATCTTAGAGAAAAAGATCGATCCAAGGTAATGAAATAGAAATCAAAACCTTTCTCTTTTGAAagggaaaagaacaaaaaagttggttttgttttagctaaaaacagagcaaccaAAGTGGTGTGTTAGAATCGTAACGATGAAGAAACAGTTAATTCAAGTGAAACAGTATGTTTTGTTATATCTATATTTAGACATAGCACTTAACATtgataccaaaataaaatatttagacaTAGCGacgaaaagtaaaagaaaaaaatgtgagtCATAGAATTGTTCTGAGTCTATCCTCTAAACTTGGAAACGTGTcggagagagagaataaaaaaaaaacagagtgtaaAAAACAGGGGAAGACAGATTCGGACGAAGACAAAGTATATGTTGAGGTCTCGAGGAAGCTTCTACAAGTTGTTTTGTGAAGTTCTTTAGCGATGGAATGCAGTATTAAAGATCATTTAACTTTATTGGTTAGTAGTTATTTCTCCTAATTAGAtgattaattaatgaaaatgaaaGCGTTGAGGTGGAGGGTCCAAAAGCGGAGACTCCAAAGGAGCCGTTGGGTTGAATTAGCCGTTGGCAAGTAGGGACTTTTAATTCACACTTATTAGTTTTCTAATTatctttaaaagttttttttttttttggtgtgtctACCATTAAACTTGTGGttagtctgttttttttttttcatgtattggTTTGATAATTGAAGGGGAAAAAGATATTGGTTTCAactgtttttggttttgaaaagaaaataaaaatcattacaattttgtgtttggtttatttttacttaaagtgggttaattttagattttaaatgttttttattttaaatttgaaatatatttaataactaGAGAAGTTATTTATAGAGCATGAGAAGTCATTTAGATTTCTATATGTACAACAAAATATCAGTTGAACTGGAATTACATTTGGATCAACTACTCTCTTACTTAGGTGGAATTAGTTAGTTTGATTTATCTTCAAGATTTTGTTCCTAACTTAAAAATTACATACTGAAGTTGTGTACTATATAAAGTGTAGACGACGATGTCTAGTGTTTTAAATGTAGgaatattatataagaaaattaataagtaattgtacatatgttttaaataactaaaaaagaGTTTATAAGTACCAAAGTGGTATAgataaaaattcatatatattctAAAGATATAAGATTCGTTTCCTATGAGTTATGATCTACTTCATAAATCATAACTCTCTAGCACTTCTTTTTGATTCTACTGCCTTTCTTTAATATTCttatatcaaaaccaaaaaaaaatcagttgagTTCGTTTGAATGAAACATTGAAGTGCCGTAAAACATGGTTGCGACTTGCGATCAACAATCTTCTTGGTTTTCTTAATAATGAGTGACATGAGTGAGGTGagtcaaaccaaaccaattaatTAAACGAACAATTAGTATATATAGGGATattgtatataactatatatgtagAGTTTTAAATGATTGGCTGGAAATCGTTTTCCCAAACTATTGATGGTGAATGCAAAATGGGTGACGTTCTTATATTGTTTGCTGGTTATAATAGACCTTTCCCGAAAGTGGATTTGTCGCTGGAGGCAGATTACTAAATACATGTTCTAGAGAGCCAGAAGATATCCATGAATATGAATATTAGGGATGTTTTCAACTTATTCATTAGCAGAAACCTCATCCACAATATTTTATATGTGGACATCTATTACAACTACTAACTATAGATGAAACTACTTGTTGcgtaaaaaaattgtatgttgTAGTCCTATATCATACCATTTGCAAATGCTTGTTTGActggatataaaaaaaaaagtctttaccAAAACTCTTGATAATGTTAGTAGAAGTTATTGTGTTAATAGTAAGATTGATGAGATCGGCATGAGAGAACTGAGAAGGCATTACTCTATCACCGTTGAATTTTGTGGTAATACATTCTGAACCAATATTAGTAAGATTCAAAACTTTTTATTAGTCTAGTTTATATTCCAATCTCTCCTCTCCTTCTATCTTTTTGTAATTGATTGGTACCTAATTTAGGAGCAACCGggaagaccaaaaaaacaaaaaaaaatcttctgaCCAGTGTtatgaaaaatgtttaaaataggAACATGACATCGTTAAATCTTGTCATGGAAGAGACTCTTTGTCTTTTGTGTGGCTAATTTTCCGTAATTTAGtatttctctttctccttttcttcacgcttttccttttcttttgggtAACTAGAATTTTGGtataagatgaagaaaaaatagtGTTCGTCGGCTTGTGTTTGTCTCCGACACCTCCAACCAAATCAATTGATGAGATTTGTCGTCGGCAGCTTTAAGTTAAGCTAAAAATCCATCACAGatttacaacaattttttttttttaattgtagtagtgtaattatatatattttcaataagtGTAATATTGagtgtttatataataaactttgGAGTCATATATTAACCCCTTTGATTTGACAGTCTCCATCAATCCTCAAAGTTCACACCACagacaaagttaaaaaaaaaaaaatcgtaccATCTTcgctttttcttttattttctttctttacataGCTTATAAACACTTTCCACGCATtaatacacaaaaacaaaaagaaacactgCCTCcacaatctctttctctctataacTCTATTAGCTAAAGTTtacagaaaaatcaaaactcttcTCTTGATCTTTCACGAGCTCCCCAGTTCTAGTATAACCCTCAAGTGACATCAACCTTTTTTGTTGTACCGCTTTAAGttgtattataatatttataagcttcttatcttttttttttttttgacatcaaagCTTCTTATCTtatattggtataacatgtgaTGAGATCTCCTCACATCATCATTTTacttgctctcttcttcttcctttctctaaTCCTCCAGACCCATCAAAGAACCATTGATGATCAAACTCACCGGATTGGCTCCAACGTTGGAGACGTCAGTTATGTGGCAGTGACTTCGCCGGAAGGAAGAAAAAGGGAGAGGTTTAGAGTTCGGCGACCGATGAAGACATGGCGGAAGGGGAAGATGTTCGATGCCCGTGAACATGGAGTCCCAAGTGGTCCAAATCCCATCTCCAATaggtagaatatatattttaatacatagAGCTTGTTGTATGAATGTTTTGCCTAGTATTATAGTATATCTCTTTGCTTCTGAGGCTGCACgttcaaaaaaataaacgactaattatgttgtttgttgattcaaagtttgaaattggcagaatatattttatttatttggagttaaatggaaaaaataattagacATATTTATTTCTTACAAAGGTTTTCGATTTATTTGGAGTTGATGACACGCTACTTTGTATTGTATAAAACACGGTACCGCTAAATCAGATACTAATGTTTGACTGACAATTAAAGATTTACGTGAATCTAGCAATTACGTTactttctcttatatatatatatttttaatatgtatattatgtATAATTTAGCGAAgaaccataaatatatatatatatatatatatatatagtgcaaAAAATAGCAATGAGAAACAATTTTAGACGAAAATACGTCGAAGGGCCAAGGCCATGGGGGTCCCCGGGTtattagataaacaaaaaaaacaaatacacatCTAAAAACGCACGCATATGTTAATAAATACGTAGTCAAGGGTTTGATGATGAAtcatttccatttttagcatgttttctttgaaCATATCCACTATGTTCTATATTCCTGAAGCAATTCTAATCTCCCATGCAAAGATGGCAACCTGAAAACACATAACTTCAATATAGACTTGTTCAGTCGTTACTGTTCTTATATTGGTATTCTAGCCATTCGACACTTGTTACACGAAAAAAGTATATAGGGCATATAAATGAcagtaaataaatattaagcTATAGATCACCTTCCAAGAGCCATATAATCAGGTGGCTAATTAGTCGCACCCGTAAACCAAGGCATTAAGAGTTCGACTCCTCTTCCAGCGTGGGAATCAACCAAGCTAcataatgttttcatttttccaAACTACagcaaaatgaaagaaaagacgTGAATTTTACATCATCGTTTACAAAGAACATACACTTCCAAATTCGAAACTAGGTAAGAATACAACGATATAATCGAGCTAgtttaaagataaaagaagagcAGAAACTCGCAAGAATAC
The Camelina sativa cultivar DH55 chromosome 6, Cs, whole genome shotgun sequence genome window above contains:
- the LOC109133411 gene encoding CLAVATA3/ESR (CLE)-related protein 42-like — translated: MRSPHIIILLALFFFLSLILQTHQRTIDDQTHRIGSNVGDVSYVAVTSPEGRKRERFRVRRPMKTWRKGKMFDAREHGVPSGPNPISNR